AGGCGAGATTAAGTTTGTAAGCTCCCAGTCACCCTATAAGAACGCTGACCCTTCGACAGAAGCAGGAGCTAGCGAAAAACAAGTGGTAATCGATGATTTGGCCGCCGTATTTATTAGTTCTGTAGCGAGAAACCGCTCGATCACTGATGAAAAGGTGCTCTCGGAATTCGGCCAAGGCTTAGTCTTTGTCGGAAGAAAAGCTCTAAAACGATCCATGATCGATGAAATATCTACATTTGAGGATGTAATGACAAAAGTTCAGAAACCGGAAAGTGCACCCACCACCGAAGATCCAACGCCCGGTGGCGGTGGCCCTGAGATAAAGATTACAGGCGAGCTCCTAAGGTCAGACTATAGCAGCCTAGTCGAGGAGTTTATGACCGAAGGGGCAAGCGCTGAAAGAGCGCGAATCCTTGAGCTGCAGGAGATCTGCGCTGGTCGCGGGGTTGATCTTAAGGCCTACATTGTAGGAGGCGTTTCTGCTAAAGATGCCGCCCTTGATATTCTTAAAAACTCAAGAGCAAGCACAAACTCCTCCCTGGCAAGGCTAGAACAAAATGAGAAAGAGCTTGCTGGTCTTTCAGCTCACTGCCCAGCGGAGGAAGATGATTGGTCGGCGGAGCTTGAAACCGTAAAGAATGCGGGGTGGTTAAACGATGACAGGATTTAACCCTCACTATAAAA
This window of the Pseudobacteriovorax antillogorgiicola genome carries:
- a CDS encoding S49 family peptidase encodes the protein MASACEKVYASDTAIIGSIGVQAVMNADKNEGEIKFVSSQSPYKNADPSTEAGASEKQVVIDDLAAVFISSVARNRSITDEKVLSEFGQGLVFVGRKALKRSMIDEISTFEDVMTKVQKPESAPTTEDPTPGGGGPEIKITGELLRSDYSSLVEEFMTEGASAERARILELQEICAGRGVDLKAYIVGGVSAKDAALDILKNSRASTNSSLARLEQNEKELAGLSAHCPAEEDDWSAELETVKNAGWLNDDRI